One Peromyscus leucopus breed LL Stock chromosome 20, UCI_PerLeu_2.1, whole genome shotgun sequence genomic region harbors:
- the Tnfrsf11b gene encoding tumor necrosis factor receptor superfamily member 11B: MNKWLCCSLLVLLDIIEWTTQESFPPKYHHYDAETRRQILCDKCSPGTYLKQHCTARRKTLCVPCPDHSYTDSWHTSDECVYCSPVCKELQSVKQECNRTHNRVCECEEGRYLELEFCLKHRSCPPGFGVVQAGTPERNTVCKRCPDGFFSNETSSKAPCRKHTNCSALGLLLIQRGNGSHDNVCSGNREATQKCGIDVTLCEEAFFRFAVPTKFTPNWLSVLVDNLPGAKVNAESVERIKRRHSSQEQTFQLLKIWKHQNKDQEMVKKIIQDIDLCESSVQRHIGHANLTAEQLYVLMESLPGKKVGPEDIERTRKTCKPSEQLLKLLSLWRIKNGDQDTLKGLMYALKHLKPHHFPKTVTHSLKKTIRFLHSFTMYRLYQKLFLEMIGNRVQSVKISCL; the protein is encoded by the exons CTCCTGGACATCATTGAATGGACTACCCAGGAATCCTTTCCTCCAAAGTACCATCATTATGACGCAGAAACCCGTCGTCAGATCCTGTGTGACAAATGTTCTCCCGGCACCTACCTAAAACAGCACTGTACAGCGAGAAGGAAGACACTGTGTGTCCCTTGCCCTGACCACTCTTACACAGACAGCTGGCACACCAGTGATGAGTGTGTGTACTGCAGCCCAGTGTGCAAGGAGCTGCAGTCCGTGAAGCAGGAGTGCAACCGCACCCACAACCGCGTTTGTGAATGTGAGGAAGGGCGCTACCTGGAGCTAGAATTCTGCTTGAAGCACAGGAGCTGTCCGCCAGGCTTCGGAGTGGTGCAGGCTG GAACCCCGGAGCGAAACACAGTTTGCAAAAGATGTCCAGATGGGTTCTTCTCAAATGAGACATCGTCGAAAGCCCCCTGTAGGAAACACACAAACTGCAGTGCACTTGGTCTCTTGCTAATTCAGAGAGGAAATGGATCCCATGACAATGTATGTTCTGGAAACAGAGAAGCAACACAAAAATGCGGAATAG ATGTCACCCTGTGCGAAGAGGCATTCTTCAGGTTTGCTGTTCCTACCAAGTTTACACCGAATTGGCTCAGTGTTCTCGTAGACAATTTGCCTGGGGCAAAAGTGAACGCAGAGAGTGTAGAGAGGATAAAGCGGAGACATAGCTCGCAAGAACAAACTTTCCAGCTGCTGAAGATCTGGAAGCATCAAAACAAAGACCAAGAGATGGTGAAGAAGATCATCCAAG ACATTGACCTCTGTGAAAGCAGTGTTCAGCGGCACATCGGCCACGCAAACCTCACAGCAGAACAGCTTTATGTCTTGATGGAGAGCTTGCCCGGGAAGAAGGTTGGCCCAGAGGACATCGAGAGAACGAGGAAGACATGCAAACCGAGTGAGCAGCTCCTAAAGCTGCTCAGCTTGTGGAGGATCAAAAATGGAGACCAAGACACCTTGAAGGGCCTGATGTATGCACTCAAGCACTTGAAACCACACCACTTCCCCAAAACCGTCACCCACAGCCTGAAGAAGACCATCAGGTTCTTGCACAGCTTCACTATGTACAGGTTGTATCAGAAGCTGTTTTTGGAAATGATAGGGAACCGGGTGCAGTCAGTGAAGATAAGCTGTTTATAA